In Styela clava chromosome 10, kaStyClav1.hap1.2, whole genome shotgun sequence, the sequence TGTCCACAAAGTCcctttttaatttcaatttttgttatggagtcagttctcaatatatcttaacctgGTTTGAtgttttaatcagtaattgttttatttgaagtatttttacttcatttaatacatctgtgaagtCCAAAACAATAAATGGTATCGATAGATTCTCTTTgcattttaaagtttttaagACTATGTCGACACCATGTATGTTAGCTTAGTGCAGGCCTTGCGTTTATTGATGCAAACAGCTTTAAAACAGTAACAGACGCGCCGTTTCgaattaatgaaatattttggccCATATAGAGAGGTGGTCACGGTGAGACATGGGACACAGTGGAAAATATGCGTTTATTCAATACCCTCTATCAGTCACGCATTTGACCTCTGGCTTGGTCTTTCGATGAGTTACGAGTGTTACGACGTCCCCGCAAACGGACAGCGACTGTGTAGAAAGACGCAGGCTATTatatgaaattggttttgggggttcaaaaataacatttcaccatctttgtctttattttttctttactTCAGCCTTTCCAACAAGTCAAATCACTGTCTGGCATTTTTGTCTTTAGTCCACTGTGAAATGAATACCGTATTCATAACCTGGTCGAGTGGATGTACCTCCATCTTCTTTTAAAAACATTTGGTGCTTATGGGGAACAGTGGAACGCGGGGTTCAATGGGAGATGCTTTGTTGGACACAGTTCGACAGCATTTATCCACTGTGTGACTAGAACTATTAAGATGATGCGTCATGTGTTGTGAAATATTGAGTTATCTTATGGTACATgacccaatatggaatatattttatattcagaaatatttttttcagagcattcgaaaagtaaattatttgattttggcCAAAAAAAGGCATTTTACTTGTTAATgtataattgtttttaatttaattgatttttttttgagcACTCAAAACCCGTTTTTGGTGTTTATGGCCAAATACTTATCGATAAGTTTCTTGCATAATGAAACCAGCTGATTCAAAAAGATGAGTATTCTAAGCAGGCCTATTTTTATCGCTTTCGCTGTCCGAACAACGTTGTCATTCTTGTTCATTTGGCACGCTTAGTGAACATCTGGGCCTTGGGAGGGATTACTATTACTGCACTTTCTTTGTCATTACAATGTgttccaaaaaatatttatcttaattatatatatatgttttattgcATAGCATAGCTAAATTGTCAAAAATATCTTACTCGGCAGTCTCAAATGGATGCCCGATTATATGAAAAACAGGATAACGTTAAGAAATTTGAGGAGGGCATGATCGAATATTCTGATATTATAAGAAAGTATGCAATTGATTGTTTAGTTCAACTCGACCCGAACCAGACACGCGATCGACGTTATGACCTGATGCTGGACGCGGGGTGTGGTAGCGGTGGTAATACCCCAATGTTTGCTGAACATTTCAAAGAGATTATTGGATTTGATAAAAGCAAAGAACAAATAAATTTGTCAAACAAGAAAAATGTTGAGCATTCgaaaagtaaattatttgattttggcCAAAAAAAGGCATTTTACTTGTTAATgtataattgtttttaatttaattgatttttttttgagcACTCAAAACCCGTTTTTGGTGTTTATGGCCAAATACTTATCGATAAGTTTCTTGCATAATGAAACCAGCTGATTCAAAAAGATGAGTATTCTAAGCAGGCCTATTTTTATCGCTTTCGCTGTCCGAACAACGTTGTCATTCTTGTTCATTTGGCACGCTTAGTGAACATCTGGGCCTTGGGAGGGATTACTATTACTGCACTTTCTTTGTCATTACAATGTgttccaaaaaatatttatcttaattatatatatatgttttattgcATAGCATAGCTAAATTGTCAAAAATATCTTACTCGGCAGTCTCAAATGGATGCCCGATTATATGAAAAACAGGATAACGTTAAGAAATTTGAGGAGGGCATGATCGAATATTCTGATATTATAAGAAAGTATGCAATTGATTGTTTAGTTCAACTCGACCCGAACCAGACACGCGATCGACGTTATGACCTGATGCTGGACGCGGGGTGTGGTAGCGGTGGTAATACCCCAATGTTTGCTGAACATTTCAAAGAGATTATTGGATTTGATAAAAGCAAAGAACAAATAAATTTGTCAAACAAGAAAAATGTTTGTGACAAAATTCAATACATCGTTGGAGATGAGACCAAAATGCCGGCTATTGACAACACGGTAGATCTAATATGGAGCATGTTTTCTATTCATTACATGGATATTTCAACTTTTGTAGAAGAATGTAAAAGAGTTATGAAACCTACGGGGTGTGCAATTATTACCGGCTTTGACTTTGCTGACATCAATTTGGTGCAAAGCGAAATCCATAGATGTGATTCTGGAATGCCAGCTTTTGCAAAATACCATAAGCAAGCAGAAGACTGGTTTAAAACCCATTCTCCGGCGATTCATGAGATTTGTTCGCGGTTACCAAAcgtttttccaaaaatatcagGTGTAAAAAAGTGCAGAAATGACGACTTGGTTGGCACCGTCACATTGTCACTGGATCAgttgaaaaaatacattttggGTATTCCTGAGTACAATGAGTTTTCAAAATGGATGGAAATGCATCATGAATTCGATCCGTTAGATGAAAGCATAAACGAAATGAAAGAAACGTGGGGTTTGAAAATGAA encodes:
- the LOC144428245 gene encoding uncharacterized protein LOC144428245, encoding MDARLYEKQDNVKKFEEGMIEYSDIIRKYAIDCLVQLDPNQTRDRRYDLMLDAGCGSGGNTPMFAEHFKEIIGFDKSKEQINLSNKKNVCDKIQYIVGDETKMPAIDNTVDLIWSMFSIHYMDISTFVEECKRVMKPTGCAIITGFDFADINLVQSEIHRCDSGMPAFAKYHKQAEDWFKTHSPAIHEICSRLPNVFPKISGVKKCRNDDLVGTVTLSLDQLKKYILGIPEYNEFSKWMEMHHEFDPLDESINEMKETWGLKMKADSNVIVHLKLSYFMLRFSKST